In Nonomuraea sp. NBC_00507, the following are encoded in one genomic region:
- a CDS encoding type II secretion system F family protein, with amino-acid sequence MLEFLSALCAGMATWLWLSPRTPRERLARLRPPQKGPESPPIPPSQAPSPYQNPNIPTPPRPNIERPRPTWLDPPHDQARPITRKTIITATCAGLATAALIGGTLGILVGLLITPATGMYLHKKKPAQSQHEHERNTNDLPFAADLMTACLLAGRPVSAATEIAANAIGGPLGERLSWVSNQLRLGADPEPTWALLAKDPALGGLSRAMARAAQSGAPVADVLTRLADDAREAARAASVASARRVGVKAVAPLGLCFLPAFVLLGIIPVIAGLASTIVLP; translated from the coding sequence ATGCTCGAATTCCTGTCCGCCCTGTGCGCCGGCATGGCTACGTGGCTGTGGCTCTCCCCAAGGACGCCGCGGGAACGCCTGGCCCGACTCCGTCCCCCGCAGAAGGGCCCGGAGAGCCCTCCCATTCCTCCCTCACAAGCCCCCTCGCCGTACCAAAACCCGAACATCCCAACACCACCAAGGCCGAACATCGAACGACCCCGCCCGACCTGGCTCGATCCACCTCATGACCAGGCACGACCGATCACCCGCAAGACGATCATCACCGCCACGTGCGCTGGATTGGCGACCGCAGCCCTCATCGGCGGCACGCTCGGAATCCTGGTCGGCCTTCTGATCACCCCCGCCACCGGGATGTATCTCCACAAAAAGAAACCGGCACAGAGCCAACACGAGCACGAACGAAACACCAATGACCTACCTTTCGCCGCCGATCTGATGACCGCATGTCTGCTCGCTGGACGCCCGGTGAGCGCCGCCACCGAGATCGCCGCCAATGCGATCGGCGGCCCGCTAGGCGAGCGGTTGAGCTGGGTGAGTAACCAGCTACGCCTAGGTGCCGACCCCGAGCCCACCTGGGCCCTCCTCGCCAAGGACCCCGCATTGGGCGGGCTTTCCCGGGCCATGGCTCGAGCAGCTCAGAGCGGCGCCCCGGTAGCAGACGTCCTGACCCGCCTGGCCGACGACGCCCGAGAAGCCGCCCGAGCCGCGTCTGTCGCCTCGGCCAGGCGCGTCGGCGTCAAGGCGGTCGCACCCTTGGGCTTGTGCTTCCTGCCGGCGTTCGTCCTTCTGGGCATCATCCCGGTAATAGCCGGCCTCGCCTCGACAATCGTCCTCCCGTAG
- a CDS encoding TadE family type IV pilus minor pilin, with product MDGQRMASRGSVTAETAAMLPALMLVLAAALWAIQAVGTQLECVDAARAAARAAARGEPLDQVRDVARSATHPDAHVDVTRDTETTKVQITVQVRPAWGSSLPAVRVSASATADTES from the coding sequence ATGGACGGCCAGCGGATGGCATCGCGCGGCTCGGTGACGGCCGAGACCGCCGCGATGCTGCCCGCGCTCATGCTCGTCCTGGCAGCCGCGCTATGGGCCATCCAAGCCGTAGGCACGCAATTGGAATGCGTGGACGCAGCCCGAGCGGCGGCCCGAGCCGCCGCTCGGGGCGAGCCGCTGGACCAGGTCCGCGACGTCGCCCGCTCGGCCACACACCCAGATGCTCACGTAGACGTAACGCGCGACACAGAGACCACAAAAGTGCAGATCACCGTGCAAGTACGACCAGCATGGGGCTCCTCGCTGCCAGCAGTCCGCGTATCAGCTTCGGCCACCGCCGATACCGAATCATGA
- a CDS encoding Rv3654c family TadE-like protein: MNPRERGSATIWGVALMGLLMAVATAFATVGAARVARHRVNNAADMSALAAARLALFDPEGACARAAALAAENGVELTRCEINDEVADVWTSLPISLPIVGTRTVSGRARAGPAERTPLGSDDR; the protein is encoded by the coding sequence ATCAATCCCAGGGAACGAGGGTCAGCCACGATATGGGGCGTTGCCCTCATGGGGCTCCTGATGGCCGTCGCTACGGCGTTCGCCACCGTCGGCGCCGCGCGCGTGGCCCGCCATCGCGTCAACAACGCCGCCGACATGAGCGCCCTTGCCGCCGCCAGGTTGGCCCTCTTCGACCCCGAAGGCGCCTGCGCCAGAGCCGCCGCATTGGCCGCCGAGAACGGCGTCGAGCTGACCCGATGCGAGATCAACGATGAGGTGGCCGATGTCTGGACCTCGTTACCGATCTCGTTGCCCATTGTCGGCACTCGCACCGTGAGCGGCAGAGCGCGGGCGGGCCCGGCAGAGCGGACGCCACTCGGCAGTGACGATCGTTAG
- a CDS encoding DEAD/DEAH box helicase has product MIISTGTASGKSLAYLTPAVASCLDGGTVLYLTPTKALAADQLRGLRELRITQVRAACFDGDTPFEERTWVRQHANYVLTNPDMLHRGILPRHAQWSAFFRRLRLIVVDECHGYRGVFGSHVAQILRRLRRVCARYGSRPTFLLASATASEPGAFAMRLTGLEMDEVTVDASPKGSTTIALWEPPLTELRGEGGAPVRRTATAEAADLLADLVLADVRTLAFVRSRRGAETVALSARAKLADVAFSMPFTGTRMSPTPQGPTAAPAAPAPGITPSTPGPGPAPSTPGPGRAPATPTQDHGTTPPTQDHGTTPPTQDHGTTPPTQDHGITPPTQDHGITPPAQDHGITPPASNRANRQTAPERPAHLDRPQGTLPSADTWTPADLPDLADLPNKIAAYRAGYLAEDRRLLEKALREGTIMGLATTNALELGVDVSGLDAVLIAGWPGTRASLWQQAGRAGRDGRDALAVLIARDDPLDTYLVHHPQALFGQPVEAIVLDPDNPYVLGPHLCAAAAEIPLTEDDLPIFGPTTPDVLDDLVGEGLLRKRPAGWFWTRRERATDLADIRGGGGTPIQVVESSTGRLLGSVDEPSAHTTVHTGAVYIHQGETFLVELLDLDAGVALVSSANPDYSTFARDITDISILATERSQPLGPGTLHFGQVEVTRQVVSYLMRRLHSGEMLGDEPLDLPPRTLRTRAVWWTLPASAVAPLAEAGIDLGGAAHAAEHASIGLLPLFATCDRWDIGGVSTELHADTGLLTVFVYDGHEGGAGFAERGYARATDWLTATREAIASCECERGCPSCIQSPKCGNGNEPLHKRGAIRLLNTLLAAE; this is encoded by the coding sequence GTGATCATCTCCACGGGGACGGCGTCGGGGAAGTCGCTGGCGTACCTCACTCCGGCCGTCGCCTCGTGTCTGGACGGCGGCACGGTGCTGTACCTGACGCCGACCAAGGCCCTGGCCGCCGACCAGCTGCGCGGGCTGCGGGAGCTGCGCATCACCCAGGTACGCGCGGCCTGCTTCGACGGGGACACACCATTCGAGGAGCGGACGTGGGTCCGCCAGCACGCGAACTACGTCCTGACAAATCCAGACATGCTCCATCGGGGGATTTTGCCGCGACACGCCCAGTGGTCCGCGTTCTTCCGCCGGCTCCGCCTGATCGTCGTGGACGAGTGCCACGGCTACCGCGGCGTCTTCGGCTCCCACGTCGCCCAGATCCTGCGCCGCCTGCGCCGCGTCTGCGCCCGGTACGGCTCGCGGCCCACGTTCTTGCTCGCCTCAGCGACGGCCAGCGAGCCGGGGGCGTTCGCGATGAGGCTGACGGGGCTTGAGATGGACGAGGTGACTGTGGACGCCTCTCCCAAGGGATCTACCACCATCGCCCTGTGGGAGCCGCCTCTGACGGAACTACGGGGCGAGGGAGGGGCTCCTGTGCGGCGTACGGCGACGGCGGAGGCGGCGGATCTGCTCGCGGACCTCGTTCTGGCGGACGTCCGAACGCTCGCCTTCGTCCGGTCCCGGCGCGGCGCGGAGACGGTCGCGCTGTCGGCCCGCGCCAAACTCGCCGACGTCGCCTTCTCCATGCCCTTCACCGGTACGCGCATGTCCCCGACACCCCAAGGACCCACCGCCGCACCTGCCGCGCCGGCTCCGGGCATTACACCGTCAACGCCTGGCCCAGGCCCTGCACCGTCAACGCCTGGCCCAGGCCGTGCACCTGCGACGCCTACCCAAGACCACGGCACCACGCCACCCACCCAAGACCACGGCACCACGCCACCCACCCAAGACCACGGCACCACGCCACCCACCCAAGACCACGGCATCACGCCACCCACCCAAGACCACGGCATCACGCCACCCGCCCAAGACCACGGCATCACGCCACCCGCCTCCAACCGCGCGAATCGCCAGACAGCCCCCGAGCGGCCGGCGCACCTCGATCGGCCCCAGGGCACCTTGCCCTCAGCGGACACCTGGACGCCGGCGGACCTCCCCGACCTGGCGGACCTCCCGAACAAGATCGCCGCCTATCGAGCCGGCTACCTCGCGGAAGACCGCCGCCTCCTGGAGAAGGCGCTCCGCGAAGGCACCATCATGGGCCTGGCCACCACGAACGCCCTCGAGCTAGGCGTCGACGTCTCCGGCCTGGACGCCGTGCTGATCGCGGGCTGGCCCGGCACCCGGGCCTCCCTGTGGCAGCAGGCAGGCCGCGCGGGCCGCGACGGCCGGGACGCCCTCGCCGTGCTGATCGCCAGAGACGACCCGCTGGACACCTACCTCGTCCACCACCCGCAGGCCCTGTTCGGCCAGCCCGTGGAGGCCATCGTCCTGGACCCCGACAACCCGTACGTCCTGGGCCCTCATCTTTGCGCCGCGGCCGCCGAGATCCCCCTGACCGAGGACGACCTGCCCATCTTCGGCCCCACTACCCCCGATGTCCTGGACGACCTGGTCGGCGAGGGCTTGCTGCGGAAGCGCCCGGCGGGCTGGTTCTGGACCAGGCGCGAGCGGGCCACCGACCTCGCCGACATCCGAGGCGGCGGAGGCACCCCGATCCAGGTCGTCGAGTCGTCCACGGGCCGCCTCCTGGGCAGCGTGGACGAGCCGTCCGCGCACACCACCGTCCACACCGGCGCGGTCTACATCCACCAGGGCGAGACCTTCCTGGTGGAGCTCCTCGACCTGGACGCCGGCGTGGCCCTGGTGTCCAGCGCCAACCCCGACTACTCGACGTTCGCACGGGACATAACCGACATCTCCATCCTCGCCACCGAGCGTTCCCAGCCACTGGGCCCCGGCACGCTGCATTTCGGCCAGGTGGAGGTGACCAGGCAGGTGGTCTCGTACCTCATGAGGCGTCTCCACTCCGGCGAGATGCTCGGCGACGAGCCGCTCGACCTCCCGCCCCGTACGCTCCGTACCCGCGCGGTCTGGTGGACGCTGCCCGCCTCGGCCGTGGCGCCCCTCGCGGAAGCGGGCATCGACCTCGGAGGCGCAGCCCATGCCGCCGAGCACGCCTCGATCGGCCTGCTGCCGCTGTTCGCCACCTGCGACCGCTGGGACATCGGCGGCGTCTCCACGGAGCTGCACGCCGATACGGGCCTGCTCACGGTGTTCGTGTACGACGGCCACGAAGGCGGCGCCGGTTTCGCCGAACGCGGCTACGCCCGCGCGACGGACTGGCTGACGGCCACCCGCGAAGCCATCGCGTCCTGCGAATGCGAACGCGGCTGCCCTTCCTGCATCCAGTCCCCCAAATGCGGCAATGGCAACGAACCCCTGCACAAACGCGGCGCGATCCGTCTCCTGAACACACTCTTGGCCGCCGAATGA
- the ssd gene encoding septum site-determining protein Ssd, which produces MHRPLVITDDHALLDDLVRIAAAAGAQLDVAHVPAHARPYWNLAPLIAVGADQAEAVAASSPPARDQVLLVTRDLEDPDTWRKCVAVGAQAVVSLPADERHLVERLADAIEPDPRSGAVICVTGGRGGVGASVLSACLALHASGSGRLRTLLVDADPLGGGIDALLGHEEASGARWGDLVAREGRISCAALQAALPSFGDLAVLAFHRGEVAEIPAQAMRSVLEAGQRGFDLVIVDLPRHLDPAAIEALTRANATLVVAAADVRGILSAVQVLCEARKHTSDLRAILRPGIVDDDMAVAALGIPCAGTLPDQPRLTATLNRGELPKLGPRTVLGGLCASLLRDVLPP; this is translated from the coding sequence ATGCACCGACCCTTGGTCATCACCGACGACCACGCCCTGCTGGACGACCTGGTCCGGATCGCAGCCGCAGCCGGCGCACAACTCGACGTGGCCCACGTCCCAGCCCACGCCCGCCCGTACTGGAATCTCGCCCCACTCATAGCAGTGGGCGCCGACCAGGCAGAGGCCGTGGCCGCGTCATCACCTCCCGCCCGCGATCAAGTCCTCCTCGTCACCCGTGACCTCGAGGACCCGGACACCTGGCGAAAATGCGTCGCCGTGGGCGCCCAAGCCGTCGTGAGCCTCCCCGCTGACGAACGCCACCTGGTGGAGCGGCTGGCAGACGCCATCGAGCCAGACCCGCGCTCCGGAGCGGTGATCTGCGTGACCGGCGGCCGCGGCGGAGTTGGCGCGAGCGTCCTATCAGCCTGCCTGGCCCTCCACGCTTCCGGCAGCGGCCGCCTCCGCACGCTCCTCGTGGACGCCGACCCTCTGGGCGGCGGCATAGACGCGCTGCTTGGCCACGAGGAGGCGTCAGGTGCCCGCTGGGGAGACCTCGTAGCCAGGGAGGGCCGGATCAGCTGCGCGGCCCTGCAGGCGGCGTTGCCGTCGTTCGGCGACCTGGCGGTCCTGGCCTTCCATCGGGGTGAGGTGGCCGAAATCCCGGCCCAGGCCATGCGCTCTGTCCTCGAGGCCGGCCAGAGAGGCTTCGACTTGGTGATCGTAGACCTCCCACGCCATCTCGACCCGGCCGCCATCGAGGCCCTCACCAGAGCGAACGCCACCCTCGTCGTGGCGGCGGCCGACGTACGCGGAATCCTCTCCGCGGTCCAGGTCCTGTGCGAGGCCCGCAAGCACACCTCCGACCTGCGAGCGATCCTCCGCCCCGGCATCGTGGACGATGACATGGCAGTGGCCGCGCTCGGCATCCCCTGCGCCGGCACCCTCCCCGACCAGCCAAGACTCACCGCCACCCTCAACCGCGGCGAGCTACCCAAACTGGGCCCGCGCACCGTACTAGGCGGTCTCTGCGCCTCCCTGCTACGCGACGTCCTGCCACCGTGA
- a CDS encoding ATP-binding protein: MATVELTFSALPAHVRTARLVATAIARRTGVEESLLDEVRLAVGEACSRAVEAHRAHCPGEPIRIELRDDAGRFEVTVSDHAPSDELQQEKPLDLGMLSDSFMTGFGLAVIAGLADDVEVLPTPKGTDIRMSWPAAGIPTS, encoded by the coding sequence ATGGCTACCGTCGAGCTGACGTTCAGCGCCCTTCCCGCGCATGTGCGGACCGCCCGGCTGGTCGCGACGGCGATAGCGCGCCGCACCGGTGTGGAGGAGTCCCTGCTGGACGAGGTCAGGCTCGCTGTGGGTGAGGCGTGTTCCCGGGCAGTGGAGGCGCATCGCGCTCACTGTCCGGGCGAGCCCATTCGCATCGAGCTGCGTGACGACGCCGGGCGCTTCGAGGTCACGGTGAGCGATCACGCCCCCAGCGATGAGCTCCAGCAGGAGAAGCCGCTTGACCTCGGCATGCTCTCTGACTCGTTCATGACGGGTTTCGGGCTCGCGGTCATCGCGGGGCTGGCCGACGACGTGGAGGTCCTGCCCACTCCCAAGGGCACCGACATCCGCATGAGCTGGCCCGCCGCTGGTATCCCTACCTCATAG
- a CDS encoding TadA family conjugal transfer-associated ATPase — protein sequence MSPELVEAVRVRLARTGAEPSAAQVAVALRAEKAVYGDAEILAVARALCADLIGAGPLEPLLARPDVTDVLVNGPREVWIDDGSGLHRTSVTFTDDPAVRRLAQRLAAAAGRRLDDASPYVDARLAGGVRLHAVLPPVAPGGTCVSLRLPPRRTFTLPDLVSAGMIAPSAIPVLTAMVAARLAFLVTGGTGTGKTTLLSAMLSLADPGERLLLVEDSAELRPLHPHVVRLETRPANLEGAGGVGLRDLVRQALRMRPDRLVVGEVRGAEVVDLLAALNTGHEGGCGTLHANTAADVPPRLEALGCAAGLSREAVHSQLSAALDAVIHLTRDRPDGRRRIAEICLLSRTSTGFVASLPALTFDTKGNSRIGPGHDTLVQAVQRDTHS from the coding sequence GTGTCCCCAGAACTGGTGGAGGCCGTCCGGGTACGCCTGGCCCGCACGGGCGCCGAACCCAGCGCCGCGCAGGTCGCCGTCGCACTCAGAGCCGAGAAGGCCGTTTACGGCGACGCGGAGATTCTCGCCGTGGCCCGAGCCCTCTGCGCGGACCTCATAGGCGCGGGCCCCCTGGAACCGCTCCTGGCCCGTCCCGACGTAACAGACGTCCTGGTCAACGGCCCTCGGGAGGTGTGGATCGATGACGGCAGCGGCCTGCACCGCACCTCGGTCACCTTCACCGACGACCCGGCAGTGCGCAGGCTGGCTCAGCGCCTTGCGGCCGCGGCAGGCAGACGGCTGGACGACGCCTCCCCATACGTGGACGCCAGGCTCGCCGGAGGCGTACGTCTCCACGCCGTGCTCCCGCCCGTCGCCCCCGGCGGCACCTGCGTGTCGCTACGCCTGCCGCCGCGCCGCACGTTCACGCTGCCGGACCTGGTGTCAGCAGGCATGATCGCTCCATCCGCCATCCCTGTGCTGACCGCGATGGTGGCCGCCCGACTGGCCTTCCTCGTCACCGGCGGCACTGGGACAGGAAAGACAACGCTGCTGTCGGCCATGCTCTCGCTGGCCGACCCGGGCGAACGGCTCCTCCTGGTCGAGGACTCGGCCGAGCTTCGCCCCCTTCACCCGCACGTCGTACGCCTGGAGACCCGCCCGGCGAACCTGGAGGGCGCGGGCGGAGTGGGTCTGCGTGACCTGGTACGGCAGGCATTGCGGATGCGCCCGGACCGTTTGGTGGTCGGTGAGGTGCGGGGTGCCGAGGTGGTGGATCTGCTGGCCGCTCTCAATACCGGCCACGAAGGGGGCTGCGGCACCCTGCACGCGAACACGGCGGCGGACGTGCCGCCCCGCCTGGAGGCACTGGGTTGTGCGGCCGGCTTGAGCAGGGAGGCCGTACACAGCCAACTGTCCGCGGCCCTCGACGCCGTCATCCACCTGACCCGTGATCGCCCGGACGGGCGAAGACGCATCGCCGAAATCTGCCTGCTCTCCAGAACGTCAACAGGCTTCGTCGCGTCACTCCCCGCCCTGACCTTCGACACGAAGGGCAACTCCCGAATCGGCCCAGGCCACGACACCCTCGTCCAGGCCGTACAGCGGGACACCCACTCCTGA
- a CDS encoding sodium-translocating pyrophosphatase: MSRHMLASEPASNLALSANNLTIVIVVAAVALIALAVAGGLVREVLSAGQGTERMQNIARAVQEGAAAYLTRQFRTLAIFVVVIPFLLLLLPGEMDVRIGRSIFFVVGAVFSALTGFIGMWLAVRGNVRVAAAANDSGEKRAMRIAFRTGGVAGMFTVGLGLLGAAVVVFIYRGEAPHVLEGFGFGAALLAMFMRVGGGIFTKAADVGADLVGKVEQGIPEDDPRNAATIADNVGDNVGDCAGMAADLFESYAVMLVASLILGSAAFGEQGLIFPLIVPMIGVITAIIGIFVTGMRDGDRNGMAAINRSFFISAGISAVLVAVAAFLYLPADFSGLTGSVVQSDADPRLIAIGAVLIGLVLASAIQLLTGYFTETTRRPVREIGESSRTGAATVILAGISVGLESAVYSALIIGGAVYGAFLLGFGNVTLALFAVALAGTGLLTTVGVIVSMDTFGPVSDNAQGIAEMSGDVHGEGAQVLTSLDAVGNTTKAITKGIAIATAVLAATALFGAFRTAVELELAKADASIKDALGIFQNFSLSIDNPNVLVGLIIGAAVVFLFSGLAISAVGRAAMRVVFEVREQFRTKPGIMDGTEKPDYGRVVDICTRDSLRELATPGLLAVMTPIAVGFALGYAPLGAFLAGAIACGTLMAVFLANSGGAWDNAKKLVEDGHHGGKGSEAHAATVIGDTVGDPFKDTAGPAINPLIKVMNLVALLVAPAVVLYAGNPALRIGITVVAVAVVVGAIVVSKRRSATSEPASDNNNREQEPVAS; this comes from the coding sequence ATGAGCAGGCACATGCTGGCATCGGAGCCAGCGTCCAATCTGGCCCTGAGCGCAAACAATCTCACCATCGTGATCGTGGTCGCCGCGGTCGCACTGATCGCACTAGCCGTCGCCGGCGGCCTGGTGCGCGAAGTGCTGTCCGCCGGCCAGGGCACCGAGCGCATGCAAAACATCGCCCGTGCCGTACAAGAAGGCGCCGCCGCCTATCTCACGCGTCAATTCCGCACGTTGGCGATCTTCGTCGTCGTGATTCCCTTCCTGTTGCTCCTGCTACCTGGAGAGATGGACGTCCGCATCGGGCGATCGATCTTCTTCGTGGTCGGGGCGGTATTCTCCGCGCTGACCGGGTTCATAGGCATGTGGCTGGCCGTGCGCGGGAACGTCCGCGTCGCCGCCGCGGCCAACGACTCGGGCGAGAAGCGCGCCATGCGCATCGCGTTCCGCACCGGCGGCGTGGCCGGCATGTTCACCGTGGGCCTCGGCCTGCTGGGCGCGGCCGTGGTCGTGTTCATCTACCGGGGCGAGGCGCCCCACGTGCTCGAAGGGTTCGGCTTCGGGGCGGCGCTGCTGGCGATGTTCATGCGAGTCGGCGGCGGCATCTTCACCAAGGCCGCCGACGTCGGCGCCGACCTGGTCGGCAAGGTCGAGCAGGGCATCCCCGAAGACGACCCGCGCAACGCCGCCACCATCGCCGACAACGTGGGCGACAACGTCGGCGACTGCGCGGGCATGGCCGCCGACCTGTTCGAGTCGTACGCGGTCATGCTGGTCGCCAGCCTCATCCTGGGCAGCGCGGCCTTCGGCGAGCAGGGGCTGATCTTCCCCCTGATCGTCCCGATGATCGGCGTCATCACGGCGATCATCGGCATCTTCGTCACCGGGATGCGCGACGGCGACCGCAACGGCATGGCCGCGATCAACCGCAGCTTCTTCATCTCGGCCGGGATCTCCGCAGTGCTGGTCGCCGTGGCGGCGTTCCTGTACCTGCCCGCCGACTTCAGCGGCCTGACCGGCTCGGTCGTCCAGTCCGACGCCGACCCGCGGCTCATCGCCATCGGCGCGGTCCTCATCGGCCTGGTGCTGGCCAGCGCCATCCAGCTGCTGACCGGCTACTTCACCGAGACCACCCGGCGTCCCGTACGCGAGATCGGCGAGAGCTCCCGCACCGGCGCCGCCACCGTCATCCTGGCTGGCATCAGCGTCGGCCTGGAGTCGGCCGTCTACTCCGCCCTGATCATCGGCGGCGCGGTCTACGGCGCGTTCCTGCTGGGCTTCGGCAACGTGACGCTCGCGCTGTTCGCGGTGGCCCTGGCCGGCACGGGCCTGCTGACGACAGTGGGCGTGATCGTGTCCATGGACACCTTCGGCCCGGTCTCCGACAACGCGCAGGGCATCGCCGAGATGTCGGGCGACGTCCATGGGGAGGGCGCCCAGGTGCTCACCAGCCTGGACGCCGTCGGCAACACCACGAAGGCGATCACCAAGGGCATCGCGATCGCCACGGCCGTGCTGGCGGCGACCGCGCTGTTCGGCGCCTTCCGCACCGCGGTGGAGCTCGAGCTCGCCAAGGCTGACGCGTCGATCAAGGACGCCCTGGGAATCTTCCAGAACTTCAGCCTGAGCATCGACAACCCGAACGTCCTGGTCGGCCTCATCATCGGGGCCGCGGTCGTGTTCCTGTTCTCCGGCCTGGCGATCTCGGCCGTCGGGCGGGCCGCGATGCGGGTCGTCTTCGAGGTCCGGGAGCAGTTCCGCACCAAGCCCGGCATCATGGACGGCACGGAGAAGCCGGACTACGGGCGCGTCGTCGACATCTGCACCCGCGACTCGCTGCGCGAGCTGGCCACGCCCGGTCTGCTGGCGGTCATGACCCCGATCGCGGTGGGCTTCGCCCTCGGGTACGCGCCGCTCGGCGCGTTCCTGGCGGGGGCGATCGCCTGCGGCACGCTGATGGCCGTGTTCCTGGCGAACTCCGGTGGCGCCTGGGACAACGCCAAGAAGCTGGTCGAGGACGGGCACCACGGCGGCAAGGGCTCGGAGGCGCACGCCGCCACGGTCATCGGCGACACGGTCGGCGACCCGTTCAAGGACACGGCCGGCCCTGCCATCAACCCGCTCATCAAGGTGATGAACCTGGTGGCGCTGCTGGTCGCGCCCGCGGTGGTGCTCTACGCCGGCAACCCGGCCCTGCGGATCGGCATCACCGTGGTGGCGGTGGCCGTGGTGGTCGGCGCCATCGTGGTGTCCAAGCGGCGGTCGGCGACCAGTGAGCCGGCCAGCGACAACAACAATCGTGAGCAGGAGCCGGTCGCGTCATAG
- a CDS encoding type II secretion system F family protein encodes MTKTALVATALSTVCAVWLWTGPTTATTRLARLTASHHQKPQWQSLRRLFTRQSPARRAQAWRLASIELCQALSAELSAGRTPGEALTRAITAVDFPDPEALRPIVAAARDGGDVSTALTAAAPPQGGEGLRQLAACWNVSVTVGAGLAALVERVASTLRTAQVHRQDVAAQLAGPRTTARMLAALPALGLLMAAALNMHPLTFLLGSLPGFACLVIGITLDAFGLWWTNRMAAQAQG; translated from the coding sequence ATGACAAAGACCGCCCTGGTAGCCACCGCGTTGTCCACAGTCTGCGCAGTGTGGCTGTGGACAGGCCCGACCACCGCCACAACCCGCCTTGCCAGACTGACCGCAAGCCACCACCAGAAGCCCCAGTGGCAGTCCCTGCGAAGGCTATTCACCCGTCAAAGCCCCGCGCGCCGAGCTCAAGCCTGGCGACTGGCCTCCATCGAACTGTGCCAGGCACTCTCTGCGGAACTGTCCGCAGGCCGCACCCCAGGAGAGGCGCTGACCAGGGCCATAACGGCAGTGGACTTCCCCGACCCCGAGGCCCTGCGCCCGATCGTCGCGGCGGCGAGAGACGGCGGCGACGTCTCCACTGCCCTGACCGCCGCGGCCCCGCCACAGGGAGGCGAGGGCCTGCGCCAACTCGCAGCATGCTGGAACGTGAGCGTCACAGTAGGCGCAGGCCTTGCAGCCTTGGTCGAACGCGTCGCCAGCACTTTACGCACAGCGCAGGTTCACCGCCAGGACGTCGCAGCACAACTGGCAGGACCACGCACCACGGCCAGAATGCTTGCCGCGCTTCCCGCCCTCGGCCTCCTCATGGCCGCGGCCCTGAACATGCACCCCCTCACCTTCCTCCTCGGCAGCCTCCCCGGCTTCGCATGCCTGGTGATCGGAATCACCCTCGACGCCTTCGGCCTGTGGTGGACAAACCGAATGGCCGCCCAAGCACAAGGCTGA
- a CDS encoding STAS domain-containing protein has translation MDLKLDHHNEDRLTIVEVEGEIDVYTAPRLRELLIDLVNKGNFHLLVNMEKVDFLDSTGLGVLVGGLKRVRAHDGSLELVCTQERILKIFRITGLTKVFGIYASVDEAKEAHGKDK, from the coding sequence GTGGATCTGAAGTTGGATCACCACAACGAGGACCGACTCACCATCGTCGAGGTCGAGGGTGAGATCGATGTCTACACCGCGCCGAGATTGCGTGAGCTTCTGATCGACCTGGTGAACAAGGGTAACTTCCACCTTCTCGTCAACATGGAGAAGGTCGACTTCCTCGACTCCACGGGCCTGGGCGTCCTGGTCGGCGGGCTCAAGCGTGTACGGGCGCACGACGGCTCCCTCGAGCTGGTCTGCACGCAGGAGCGCATCCTCAAGATCTTCCGGATCACCGGTCTGACCAAGGTCTTCGGGATCTACGCTTCGGTCGACGAAGCCAAGGAAGCTCACGGCAAAGACAAGTAG
- a CDS encoding DUF4244 domain-containing protein has product MSTAEYAVGTIAACAFAALLFKVVSSPEVQEMLSSLIDRALNTNG; this is encoded by the coding sequence ATGTCCACTGCTGAGTACGCCGTCGGAACCATCGCAGCCTGCGCTTTCGCCGCACTTCTCTTCAAGGTGGTCAGCAGTCCGGAGGTCCAGGAAATGTTGTCGTCCCTCATCGACCGAGCGCTCAACACGAACGGGTGA